A stretch of the Solanum dulcamara chromosome 6, daSolDulc1.2, whole genome shotgun sequence genome encodes the following:
- the LOC129891440 gene encoding arogenate dehydrogenase 2, chloroplastic, whose translation MLSFIPFQSKPTPTSNSNRFSHLTNPTSSRRRRHFSVSSPSQISHPHRRSLSIKAIDAAQPYDYEALVSNQYAQSGRLKIAIVGFGNFGQFLAKAFVRQGHVVFAHSRTDYSQIANSLGVSFFQDPHDLCEQHPDVIVLCTSIISTEPVLRSLPIQRLKRNTLFVDVLSVKEFPKNIFFQVLPTHFDILCTHPMFGPESGKDSWKDLAFVFDKVRIGEGKSRTTRVDKFLDIFEKEGCRMVPMTCAEHDRYAAGSQFITHTMGRVLEKLGLETTPINTKGYETLLNLVENTASDSFDLYYGLFMYNKNAMEELERLDLAFEALKKELFGHLHDVLRRQLFGKVEEAGQRRVLTKLPRNGYALPAPSSDADKSQNN comes from the coding sequence ATGTTGTCTTTCATCCCATTTCAATCCAAACCAACCCCCACCTCCAATTCAAATCGTTTCTCTCATCTCACCAACCCCACTAGCAGCCGCCGCCGCCGCCATTTCTCTGTATCTTCTCCATCACAAATAAGCCACCCCCACCGCCGCAGCCTTAGTATCAAAGCCATTGATGCTGCACAGCCATATGATTATGAAGCATTGGTGTCAAATCAATATGCTCAGTCAGGTAGGCTAAAAATTGCCATAGTGGGTTTTGGTAACTTTGGTCAGTTTCTTGCAAAAGCCTTTGTTCGTCAAGGTCATGTTGTATTTGCTCATTCAAGAACAGATTATTCACAGATTGCTAATTCTTTAGGGGTTTCTTTTTTTCAAGATCCACATGATCTTTGCGAGCAACACCCTGATGTTATTGTCCTTTGTACTTCAATTATTTCAACTGAACCTGTTCTTAGGTCATTACCAATTCAAAGGCTGAAGAGGAATACATTGTTTGTTGATGTTTTATCAGTTAAAGAATTTCCAAAGaacattttttttcaagttttgccTACCCATTTTGATATTCTTTGTACTCATCCTATGTTTGGACCTGAAAGTGGTAAGGATAGTTGGAAAGATTTGGCCTTTGTGTTTGATAAAGTTCGTATTGGTGAAGGGAAATCAAGAACAACAAGGGTtgataagtttcttgatatatttgagAAAGAAGGGTGTaggatggtgccaatgacatgtgcTGAGCATGATAGGTATGCTGCTGGTTCGCAGTTTATTACACATACAATGGGGAGGGTGTTGGAGAAATTGGGTTTGGAGACAACTCCTATTAATACTAAAGGGTATGAGACTTTGTTGAATTTGGTGGAGAATACTGCTAGTGATAGCTTTGACTTGTACTATGGGCTGTTTATGTACAATAAAAATGCTATGGAGGAGTTGGAAAGACTTGATTTGGCTTTTGAGGCTTTGAAGAAGGAGTTATTTGGGCATTTACATGATGTGTTGAGGAGGCAATTGTTTGGGAAGGTGGAGGAAGCAGGACAGAGGCGTGTCTTAACCAAGTTGCCCAGGAATGGTTATGCACTGCCAGCTCCTTCATCGGATGCCGATAAATCTCAGAACAACTGA